AATCCAAGAAATACCTTCTGCGATAGCGATTGACAAGTGTTGCCTTGAGTCCATGTAATATCTCCCTCACATCTTCTGGAAGGTCGGCCTTTTGAATGATCTCGTGCAAAGAGCGGTGGCTCAAGTCGGCATCCATAGAGAAACCAGGCAATGGATAAGAGCGCTTGGTCCCGGTCATTCCATTCTTTCGCTTGAGTTCTAGGATGGGTCGCTCGATGTATCCTTGGAGTTCTCCGTACCATCTGATCCTGACCTTCTGCCGCTGGGAGGTTCCCACTTGATTGTGGAAATAGTAGGAGAGGGTAGGAGTATCGAGATAGATGTTGTTGATGTAGCGCTCCTGATAGATCGGATTGAAATAGGCTGGATGATTCTTGACCGTTTGCACAATACCCTCGTAGTGGAGTGCCGTTACCATGAACTTGCGTTCATAACGGTCTCTTTTCAAGGTAGTATATCCCTTCTCGGACATGGAAGGACTCAGTTTTCGATGTCGATGAATCCGACCTTGACCTCAGGATGAGTCTGATGCAGCGAGTTCTTGAATCCTAGGATCTGCTCCGGCTTTTTGACGTCTACATGGTAAGAAGCCTCTGTGGATCGGTTATCATCATCCAATCGCTTGAGCGCATGGCTCGGAAAGTGCTCCTTGATCAAACTGCCGATGGATTCGAGTTCGAGGCTCTTCGAATCGG
This genomic stretch from Flavobacteriales bacterium harbors:
- a CDS encoding polyphosphate polymerase domain-containing protein, giving the protein MSEKGYTTLKRDRYERKFMVTALHYEGIVQTVKNHPAYFNPIYQERYINNIYLDTPTLSYYFHNQVGTSQRQKVRIRWYGELQGYIERPILELKRKNGMTGTKRSYPLPGFSMDADLSHRSLHEIIQKADLPEDVREILHGLKATLVNRYRRRYFLDFSGGYRVTLDREMSYHPVLEDRIRPSSMTLENGTVVELKYDASLDDEAQGISTSFPFRMTKNSKYVKGIEMFYPIPL